In Euwallacea fornicatus isolate EFF26 chromosome 36, ASM4011564v1, whole genome shotgun sequence, a genomic segment contains:
- the LOC136349138 gene encoding DNA damage-regulated autophagy modulator protein 2-like isoform X2 translates to MAFKYCYLLPIIQGVLYPVTFIVTYTLSVAKGHVSAILPYVSDTGVWSLERSIFSFMLGFGALLMGVFTLGCFQVKPFFATHVVGAATAFGFGWFVLVIQTYISFKIYPLLGSKGLNTLRAVVLGIITTALILTLVFGVMSFTYFTGDDITKWTEDSGGYNYHLISTGSEWFLIFGVVFYLSLYAVEFKPIVIFKPKIKLTNEV, encoded by the exons ATGGCCTTCAAGTATTGCTACCTGTTGCCGATCATCCAAGGGGTCCTGTACCCTGTGACTTTCATTGTGAC ATATACCCTTTCAGTGGCCAAGGGTCACGTATCCGCAATCTTGCCTTACGTCAGCGACACAGGAGTATGGTCCTTGGAAAGAAgcatattttcctttatgcTGGGCTTCGGAGCCCTTCTAA TGGGGGTGTTTACTTTGGGGTGTTTCCAAGTTAAACCCTTCTTCGCTACTCACGTCGTAGGGGCGGCCACAGCGTTCGGATTCGGGTGGTTTGTGTTGGTAATTCAG acatatatttctttcaaaatatatCCCTTATTGGGATCTAAAGGGCTGAACACCCTTAGGGCCGTGGTACTGGGGATAATAACCACGGCTTTAATTCTAACTTTAGTGTTTGGAGTGATGTCTTTCACCTATTTTACAG gGGATGATATTACCAAATGGACTGAAGATAGTGGAGGATATAATTACCATTTGATTAGTACGGGAAGTGagtggtttttaatatttggagTGGTATTTTATTTGAGTTTGTATGCAGTAGAGTTTAAGCCCATTGTgatttttaaaccaaaaataaagcTGACCAACGAAGTATAA
- the LOC136349138 gene encoding DNA damage-regulated autophagy modulator protein 2-like isoform X1 — MAFKYCYLLPIIQGVLYPVTFIVTYTLSVAKGHVSAILPYVSDTGVWSLERSIFSFMLGFGALLMLLTFYIRYRQVKDILDRNNGEKLQSKLSRIHRVSFYCTFLSVVGVFTLGCFQVKPFFATHVVGAATAFGFGWFVLVIQTYISFKIYPLLGSKGLNTLRAVVLGIITTALILTLVFGVMSFTYFTGDDITKWTEDSGGYNYHLISTGSEWFLIFGVVFYLSLYAVEFKPIVIFKPKIKLTNEV, encoded by the exons ATGGCCTTCAAGTATTGCTACCTGTTGCCGATCATCCAAGGGGTCCTGTACCCTGTGACTTTCATTGTGAC ATATACCCTTTCAGTGGCCAAGGGTCACGTATCCGCAATCTTGCCTTACGTCAGCGACACAGGAGTATGGTCCTTGGAAAGAAgcatattttcctttatgcTGGGCTTCGGAGCCCTTCTAA TGCTCTTGACCTTCTACATAAGGTATCGACAAGTCAAAGACATCCTTGATAGAAACAATGGGGAGAAATTACAGTCAAAATTGAGCAGGATACACAGGGTGTCGTTTTACTGCACTTTTTTGTCTGTAGTGGGGGTGTTTACTTTGGGGTGTTTCCAAGTTAAACCCTTCTTCGCTACTCACGTCGTAGGGGCGGCCACAGCGTTCGGATTCGGGTGGTTTGTGTTGGTAATTCAG acatatatttctttcaaaatatatCCCTTATTGGGATCTAAAGGGCTGAACACCCTTAGGGCCGTGGTACTGGGGATAATAACCACGGCTTTAATTCTAACTTTAGTGTTTGGAGTGATGTCTTTCACCTATTTTACAG gGGATGATATTACCAAATGGACTGAAGATAGTGGAGGATATAATTACCATTTGATTAGTACGGGAAGTGagtggtttttaatatttggagTGGTATTTTATTTGAGTTTGTATGCAGTAGAGTTTAAGCCCATTGTgatttttaaaccaaaaataaagcTGACCAACGAAGTATAA
- the LOC136349136 gene encoding superkiller complex protein 8, with the protein MYSVVCKKENAHDENIWSCAWGRYTPDKKKKEDELEGGGDDEKSRDSIISNEEPADYIITGALDDLVKVWEMHEDKLELKYNLEGHSLGVVSVAMSNNGKLCASSSLDSSMRIWDLEKGEKIANVDVGPVDLWTVAFSPDDKYIISGSHSGKITQYSVETANAEQSFDSRGKFTLSIAYSPDGKYIASGAIDGIINIFDVASNKLWHTLEGHAMPIRSLCFSPDSQLLLTASDDGHMKLYDVQHTHVVGTMSGHASWVLGVAFSPDGNNFASGSSDKTVKVWEVKSRQCIHTFNEHSDQVWGVKYNPDGNKIVSVSEDKSIVVYSCPKS; encoded by the exons ATg TACTCTGTGGTGTGTAAGAAGGAAAATGCTCATGATGAGAATATCTGGTCCTGTGCCTGGGGCCGCTACACTCctgataaaaagaaaaaggagGATGAACTGGAAGGAGGGGGTGATGATGAGAAATCAAG GGATTCAATTATCTCTAATGAAGAACCTGCAGATTATATCATAACTGGCGCCTTAGATGATTTAGTCAAAGTTTGGGAAATGCATGAAGATAAACTGGAATTAAAGTATAATCTAGAGGGACACTCTTTAGGAGTTGTATCAGTAGCCATGAgtaataatggaaaat TATGCGCCTCTAGTTCTCTCGACTCTTCAATGCGGATTTGGGACTTAGAAAAAGGGGAAAAAATTGCCAATGTTGATGTGGGGCCTGTGGATCTTTGGACTGTGGCTTTCAGTCCAGacgataaatatattatttcaggCAGTCATTCTGGGAAAATAACTCAGTATAGTGTGGAAACTGCCAATGCGGAACAAAGCTTTGACTCCAGAGGGAAATTCACTTTAAGCATTGCATAT AGCCCTGATGGTAAATATATTGCCAGTGGCGCTATAGATGGCATTATAAACATCTTTGATGTGGCTTCAAATAAGTTATGGCACACTTTAGAAGGGCATGCCATGCCCATAAGGTCTCTGTGTTTTTCCCCCGATAGTCAACTTCTCTTGACTGCATCAGATGATGGACATATGAAGCTCTATGATGT ACAACACACTCATGTAGTCGGTACAATGTCTGGGCATGCTTCGTGGGTCTTGGGGGTAGCGTTTTCTCCTGACGGAAATAATTTCGCGTCGGGCAGTTCGGATAAGACTGTTAAAGTGTGGGAAGTGAAGAGTAGGCAGTGTATACATACGTTTAATGAACACAGTGATCAG GTTTGGGGTGTAAAGTACAATCCTGATGGCAACAAGATCGTGTCTGTATCAGAGGATAAAAGCATTGTTGTGTATAGTTGTCCTAAGTCGTAg
- the LOC136349134 gene encoding phospholipase B1, membrane-associated-like, producing the protein MVRLLKEYAKTVLFAFIIWNNAAAQFFRNLLADMTKMTSGNFVIKYPSRPYDRLQRPFPKSMPFPCKNSTLHGIGRSLIKPTSVHKLRPGDIDVIGALGDSLVAGNGAMEEYALGTMIENRGVSWCIGGEGTWREIMTLPNILKEFNPNLRGYSTGTGEFLSENAKLNVAFPVAAGADALRQAKILVNKMKSDPKIDIQEDWKMLTLFFGANDICSAQCYNKERASAKNHARKLMKALDYLYEKLPRTFVNLIPVLDVSVSVRIKQTMMCHVFHRLFCACFHEGGNEMDTITALTKDYQKAEQELIFSGRYDQKEDFTVVIQPFIKLFNAPDDPARKFKEVIDISYITHDCFHFSQKGHALGANMLWNNLLQPVGLKSQTKLKYVMEKFECPKPEAPYLFTNRNSKEYLSVGCQ; encoded by the exons ATGGTTAGACTACTGAAAGAATATGCCAAAACCGTCTTATTTGCTTTCATTATTTGGAACAATGCTGCCGCCCAGTTTTTCCGGAACCTGTTAGCAGACATGACAAAG ATGACCTCAGGAAACTTCGTTATAAAATACCCTAGTAGGCCTTATGATCGGCTGCAAAGGCCTTTTCCGAAATCTATGCCCTTTCCGTGCAAAAATTCCACTCTTCATGGAATTGGGAGGTCCCTCATAAAGCCGACAAGTGTGCATAAACTGAGACCCGGGGATATTGACGTAATCGGGGCTTTGGGAGACTCTTTGGTGGCCGGGAATGGGGCCATGGAGGAATATGCGTTGGGGACCATGATTGAGAACCGTGGAGTTTCTTGGTGTATTG GGGGTGAAGGCACTTGGAGGGAGATCATGACTCTTCCAAACATCCTTAAGGAATTCAATCCAAACCTTAGAGGTTATTCGACAGGAACTGGGGAATTTTTGTCTGAAAATGCGAAGCTGAATGTAGCTTTTCCAGTGGCCGCCGGAGCGGACGCTTTAAGACAGGCAAAGATTCTG GTCAACAAAATGAAATCGGACCCAAAAATCGACATTCAAGAAGATTGGAAGATGCTGACACTGTTCTTCGGTGCTAATGATATCTGCTCAGCCCAGTGCTACAACAAAGAAAGAGCTTCTGCCAAAAACCACGCCCGGAAACTTATGAAAGCCCTGGATTACCTCTACGAAAAGCTCCCCAGAACTTTTGTGAACTTGATTCCGGttttag ATGTATCCGTGAGCGTTAGAATCAAACAAACCATGATGTGCCACGTCTTCCATCGTCTATTTTGCGCTTGCTTCCACGAGGGAGGAAACGAAATGGATACCATTACTGCGCTTACCAAGGACTATCAAAAAGCGGAGCAAGAGCTG ATTTTCAGTGGTAGATATGACCAAAAAGAAGATTTCACAGTGGTAATTCAACCTTTCATAAAACTCTTCAACGCCCCAGATGACCCGGCAAGGAAATTTAAGGAAGTCATTGATATATCCTACATTACCCATGactgttttcatttttcacaGAAAGGGCATGCTTTAG GTGCCAACATGCTCTGGAACAATTTATTACAACCAGTAGGGCTGAAGAGCCAAACAAAGCTCAAGTATGTTATGGAAAAGTTTGAATGCCCCAAACCAGAGGCACCCTATTTATTCACAAATAGGAATTCAAAGGAGTATCTGAGCGTTGGATGTCAATAA